In Kocuria turfanensis, a single genomic region encodes these proteins:
- the lysA gene encoding diaminopimelate decarboxylase, producing MTADPTTRTGGSPLAPQWLSVPEDLDALDPAIWPEAFRRDAEGVLTVAGIPATELAERYGTPSYVYSEDTFRARAREFRAAFTEAFARIGAEVSVYYAGKSFLTTEVVRWIREEGLNVDTSSGGELAVALRGGMEPARIALHGNNKSAAEITRALDNGLGRIVVDSLAEIELVAHLARTLGVVAPVMIRVTPGVHASTHEFIATAHEDQKFGLSLAAPEDGGDSPAMQAVAACVVDPDLDLRGLHCHIGSQIFDADGFGKAAERVLTLMAQADERFGLTLPELDLGGGYGIAYTEADTPRPAREIAESLADQVAATARSLHMAVPHLSIEPGRAISGPSACTLYTVGTLKTVTVEDGARRRYVSVDGGMSDNARPVLYGADYTAVLANRRAEGAPVLSRVVGKHCESGDVVVRDVYLPEDLAPGDVLAVPATGAYCWALASNYNWIARPPVVAVRTAADGPEARLIVRGETEEDLFARDLGA from the coding sequence ATGACCGCCGACCCCACCACCCGCACCGGGGGCTCGCCGCTGGCCCCGCAGTGGCTCAGCGTGCCCGAGGACCTCGACGCGCTCGACCCGGCCATCTGGCCCGAGGCGTTCCGGCGCGACGCCGAGGGAGTGCTGACCGTGGCGGGGATCCCCGCCACGGAGCTCGCCGAGCGCTACGGGACCCCCTCCTACGTCTACTCCGAGGACACCTTCCGGGCCCGCGCCCGGGAGTTCCGCGCCGCCTTCACCGAGGCGTTCGCGCGGATCGGGGCGGAGGTCTCCGTCTACTACGCCGGGAAGTCCTTCCTGACCACCGAGGTGGTGCGATGGATCCGCGAGGAGGGGCTCAACGTCGACACCTCCTCGGGCGGGGAGCTGGCCGTGGCCCTGCGCGGCGGCATGGAGCCGGCCCGGATCGCGCTGCACGGCAACAACAAGTCGGCCGCCGAGATCACCCGCGCCCTCGACAACGGGCTCGGGCGGATCGTGGTGGACTCCCTGGCCGAGATCGAGCTCGTCGCCCACCTGGCGCGCACCCTGGGCGTCGTGGCGCCGGTGATGATCCGGGTGACCCCGGGGGTGCACGCCTCCACGCACGAGTTCATCGCCACCGCCCACGAGGACCAGAAGTTCGGCCTGTCCCTGGCCGCGCCCGAGGACGGCGGGGACAGCCCCGCGATGCAGGCCGTCGCCGCCTGCGTGGTGGACCCCGACCTCGACCTGCGCGGCCTGCACTGCCACATCGGCTCCCAGATCTTCGACGCCGACGGCTTCGGGAAGGCCGCCGAGCGGGTGCTGACCCTCATGGCGCAGGCCGACGAGCGCTTCGGGCTGACCCTGCCGGAGCTCGACCTCGGCGGCGGCTACGGCATCGCCTACACCGAGGCGGACACCCCGCGCCCGGCGCGCGAGATCGCCGAGTCCCTGGCCGACCAGGTGGCCGCCACGGCCCGGTCCCTGCACATGGCCGTCCCGCACCTGTCGATCGAGCCCGGCCGGGCGATCTCCGGTCCCTCCGCGTGCACCCTCTACACCGTGGGCACGCTGAAGACCGTGACCGTCGAGGACGGCGCCCGGCGGCGCTACGTGTCGGTGGACGGCGGGATGAGCGACAACGCCCGTCCGGTGCTCTACGGCGCGGACTACACCGCCGTGCTCGCCAACCGCCGCGCCGAGGGCGCCCCCGTGCTCTCCCGGGTGGTCGGCAAGCACTGCGAGTCCGGGGACGTCGTGGTCCGCGACGTCTACCTGCCCGAGGACCTCGCCCCCGGCGACGTCCTGGCCGTGCCTGCCACGGGCGCCTACTGCTGGGCCCTGGCCAGCAACTACAACTGGATCGCCCGCCCGCCGGTCGTCGCCGTGCGCACCGCCGCGGACGGGCCCGAGGCCCGGCTCATCGTGCGGGGCGAGACCGAAGAAGACCTGTTCGCCCGCGACCTGGGAGCCTGA
- the argS gene encoding arginine--tRNA ligase — protein sequence MTPEQLSLAVSACLQDAVAQGDLALADGAALPEVRIERPKNREHGDWATNVAMQLAKKVGRAPRDVAAVVQDRLQGTPGVAAVDVAGPGFLNITLDAAAAGGIARTVVEQGEAFGRADALAGTSINLEFVSANPTGPVHLGGTRWAAVGDSLARVLEAQGAQVVREYYFNDAGAQIDRFARSLLARAQGEPAPEDGYGGEYVTEIAQRIVAENPGVLDSGDPQEGFRAAGVELMFAEIKSSLHDFGVDFDVYFHEQSLFSNGAVEALLEQLKTSGALYFADGAWWLRSTAYGDDKDRVVVKSDGQAAYIAGDIAYFKNKRDRGADLCIYMLGADHHGYVARLKAAAAALGDAPERVEVLIGQMVNLVKDGVPVRMSKRNGTVVTMEDLVEAVGVDAARYSLTRFSVDSNIDIDLDLLTRRSNENPVFYVQYAHARTCAVGRNAEAAGVSRTGADGEAVFDASLLDHPMEGELLAALGQYPSVLAQAAEFREPHRVARHLEVLAGTYHRWYDVCRVAPQGDDDVTDLHRTRLWLNDAARQVLANGLGLLGVSAPERM from the coding sequence GTGACTCCAGAACAACTTTCTCTCGCCGTATCCGCATGCCTGCAGGACGCCGTGGCCCAGGGCGATCTCGCCCTCGCCGACGGCGCCGCGCTGCCGGAGGTGCGCATCGAGCGACCGAAGAACCGGGAGCACGGGGACTGGGCGACGAACGTCGCCATGCAGCTGGCCAAGAAGGTCGGCCGGGCTCCCCGCGACGTCGCCGCCGTCGTGCAGGACCGGCTGCAGGGCACCCCCGGCGTGGCCGCCGTGGACGTGGCCGGCCCGGGCTTCCTCAACATCACCCTCGACGCCGCCGCCGCCGGCGGGATCGCCCGCACCGTGGTGGAGCAGGGGGAGGCCTTCGGCAGGGCGGACGCGCTGGCCGGGACGTCCATCAACCTCGAGTTCGTCTCGGCGAACCCCACCGGCCCGGTGCACCTGGGCGGCACGCGCTGGGCCGCCGTCGGCGACTCCCTCGCGCGGGTGCTCGAGGCGCAGGGCGCGCAGGTGGTGCGGGAGTACTACTTCAACGACGCCGGCGCGCAGATCGACCGCTTCGCCCGCTCCCTGCTGGCCCGCGCCCAGGGCGAGCCCGCCCCGGAGGACGGCTACGGCGGGGAGTACGTCACCGAGATCGCCCAGCGGATCGTGGCCGAGAACCCCGGCGTGCTCGACTCCGGGGACCCCCAGGAGGGCTTCCGGGCCGCCGGCGTGGAGCTGATGTTCGCGGAGATCAAGTCCTCGCTGCACGACTTCGGCGTGGACTTCGACGTCTACTTCCACGAGCAGTCGCTGTTCAGCAACGGCGCGGTGGAGGCCCTGCTGGAGCAGCTCAAGACCTCCGGCGCCCTCTACTTCGCGGACGGCGCGTGGTGGCTCCGCTCCACCGCCTACGGCGACGACAAGGACCGGGTGGTCGTCAAGTCCGACGGCCAGGCGGCCTACATCGCCGGGGACATCGCCTACTTCAAGAACAAGCGGGACCGCGGCGCGGACCTGTGCATCTACATGCTGGGCGCCGACCACCACGGCTACGTGGCCCGGCTCAAGGCCGCCGCGGCCGCCCTGGGCGACGCCCCGGAGCGGGTCGAGGTGCTCATCGGCCAGATGGTCAACCTGGTCAAGGACGGGGTGCCGGTGCGGATGTCCAAGCGGAACGGCACGGTGGTGACCATGGAGGACCTCGTCGAGGCCGTCGGCGTGGACGCCGCCCGCTACTCGCTGACCCGGTTCTCCGTGGACTCCAACATCGACATCGACCTGGACCTGCTGACCCGCCGGTCCAACGAGAACCCGGTCTTCTACGTCCAGTACGCCCACGCCCGCACCTGCGCCGTGGGCCGCAACGCCGAGGCCGCCGGGGTGTCCCGCACCGGGGCGGACGGCGAGGCCGTGTTCGACGCCTCCCTGCTCGACCACCCGATGGAGGGAGAGCTGCTCGCGGCCCTGGGCCAGTACCCCTCGGTGCTCGCGCAGGCCGCCGAGTTCCGGGAGCCGCACCGGGTGGCCCGCCACCTGGAGGTCCTCGCCGGGACCTACCACCGCTGGTACGACGTCTGCCGCGTGGCCCCGCAGGGCGACGACGACGTCACCGACCTGCACCGCACCCGGCTGTGGCTCAACGACGCCGCACGCCAGGTCCTGGCCAACGGCCTGGGCCTGCTCGGCGTGTCGGCCCCCGAGAGGATGTGA
- a CDS encoding homoserine dehydrogenase produces the protein MSDSTPATPRPTTTVKVALLGAGNVGAEVARILLDHSTEMAARVGAPIELAGIAVRDLAARRTVELPEELFTTDAEALIDAADVVIELTGGIEPARSRILRALHAGKPVISGNKALIARHGRQLQDAADDAGVPLSYEAAVAGAIPIVRPMADSLAGDRVDRVLGIMNGTTNYILDQMDTTGAQFDDALAEAQRLGYAEADPTADVEGHDAAAKAAILASLAFHSTFTIDDVYCRGITGVTAEDVAAAAEAGYVIKLLAVCERCAGGVNLRVTPTMIPREHPLAGVHGAYNAVFVEAANAGSLMFYGAGAGGAPTASAVLGDFVSAARRLVLGAPAQGAEPHAQLPAVPMDDVRTSFSITLTVQDRLGVLARIAQVFADHGVSIYTMQQKDDPHGTAQRSEIRLVTHRGTNKDLTATVEALRELPFVEDVTGVIRVEHAD, from the coding sequence TTGAGCGACTCGACCCCTGCGACCCCCCGCCCGACCACGACCGTGAAGGTCGCCCTGCTCGGGGCAGGAAACGTCGGCGCCGAGGTGGCCCGCATCCTCCTCGACCACAGCACCGAGATGGCCGCCCGCGTGGGCGCCCCCATCGAGCTGGCCGGCATCGCCGTGCGGGACCTCGCCGCGCGGCGGACCGTGGAGCTGCCCGAGGAGCTGTTCACCACCGACGCCGAGGCCCTCATCGACGCCGCGGACGTGGTCATCGAGCTCACCGGGGGCATCGAGCCCGCCCGCAGCCGCATCCTGCGCGCCCTGCACGCGGGCAAGCCGGTGATCTCGGGCAACAAGGCGCTCATCGCCCGGCACGGCCGCCAGCTGCAGGACGCGGCCGACGACGCCGGGGTGCCCCTCTCCTACGAGGCCGCCGTGGCCGGGGCGATCCCGATCGTGCGGCCCATGGCCGACTCCCTGGCGGGGGACCGGGTGGACCGCGTGCTGGGCATCATGAACGGCACCACCAACTACATCCTCGACCAGATGGACACCACCGGCGCGCAGTTCGACGACGCGCTCGCCGAGGCCCAGCGGCTGGGCTACGCCGAGGCGGACCCGACCGCCGACGTCGAGGGCCACGACGCCGCGGCCAAGGCCGCGATCCTGGCGTCCCTGGCCTTCCACTCCACCTTCACCATCGACGACGTCTACTGCCGCGGCATCACCGGCGTCACCGCCGAGGACGTCGCCGCGGCCGCGGAGGCCGGCTACGTCATCAAGCTCCTCGCCGTGTGCGAGCGCTGCGCGGGCGGGGTGAACCTGCGCGTCACCCCCACCATGATCCCGCGCGAGCACCCCCTGGCCGGCGTGCACGGCGCCTACAACGCCGTGTTCGTCGAGGCCGCGAACGCCGGGTCCCTGATGTTCTACGGCGCCGGCGCCGGCGGCGCCCCCACCGCCTCGGCCGTGCTGGGCGACTTCGTCTCGGCGGCCCGCCGCCTGGTGCTCGGGGCCCCGGCCCAGGGCGCGGAGCCGCACGCCCAGCTGCCCGCGGTGCCCATGGACGACGTGCGCACCAGCTTCTCCATCACCCTCACCGTGCAGGACCGGCTCGGCGTCCTGGCGCGGATCGCCCAGGTCTTCGCCGACCACGGCGTGTCCATCTACACGATGCAGCAGAAGGACGACCCGCACGGGACCGCGCAGCGCTCCGAGATCCGCCTGGTGACCCACCGGGGCACGAACAAGGACCTCACGGCCACCGTGGAGGCCCTGCGCGAGCTGCCCTTCGTCGAGGACGTCACCGGCGTGATCCGCGTGGAGCACGCCGACTGA